In Bacillus sp. KH172YL63, one genomic interval encodes:
- a CDS encoding coproporphyrinogen III oxidase — protein sequence MNVLIKGIEDERFERPLRLIANLFFEESAIHFGTCADPELQVHIQLSTEDNIEASATLTELSTDVRHTARYEHGWMPYETEKERFKQLKTAVSHVYLNVLQDLTGIRQKWGILTGIRPTKLLHKQKQLGVPKEEIHAKLKEEYLITDEKIQLMQNIVDRQLSVVPDLYDLQHEVSIYIGIPFCPTKCAYCTFPAYAILGKQGRVDSFLAGLHYEVQEMGRWLKENNVKITTIYYGGGTPTSITAEEMDALYEEMYRSFPDVDSVREVTVEAGRPDTISPDKLEVLKKWNIDRISINPQSYTQETLKAIGRHHTVEETIDKFHLSRNMGMNNINMDLIIGLPGEETPELQHSLDETEKLMPESLTVHTLSFKRASEMTKNKDKYKVADRVEIEKMMDLAEDWTKRKGYEPYYLYRQKNILGNLENVGYALPGQDSLYNIMIMEEVQTIIGIGCGAASKFIDPKTGKITHFANPKEPNAYNLGFKEYTDKKIKILNELFS from the coding sequence GGATAACATAGAAGCTTCTGCAACACTGACTGAATTGTCGACAGACGTAAGGCACACAGCCCGTTATGAACACGGATGGATGCCCTATGAAACGGAGAAGGAACGGTTCAAACAGCTGAAAACAGCCGTTTCCCACGTGTATTTGAATGTTCTTCAGGATTTGACCGGCATCAGGCAAAAGTGGGGGATTTTGACAGGGATCCGCCCGACAAAGCTTTTGCATAAACAGAAACAGCTTGGCGTACCCAAAGAGGAGATTCATGCAAAGCTGAAAGAGGAATACCTCATCACCGATGAGAAAATCCAGCTGATGCAAAACATCGTGGACCGCCAGCTTTCCGTCGTGCCGGATCTCTATGATCTTCAGCATGAGGTGAGCATTTATATCGGGATCCCGTTTTGTCCAACCAAATGTGCGTATTGCACCTTCCCTGCCTATGCGATTCTTGGCAAACAAGGGCGGGTGGATTCGTTCCTCGCAGGTCTTCACTATGAAGTCCAGGAGATGGGGCGCTGGCTGAAGGAAAATAACGTGAAAATTACGACCATCTATTACGGAGGCGGGACACCGACATCGATCACCGCAGAAGAAATGGATGCCCTCTATGAAGAAATGTACCGCTCATTCCCTGATGTGGACAGTGTCCGGGAAGTGACCGTGGAAGCAGGAAGACCGGATACAATTTCGCCGGATAAACTCGAGGTTCTGAAGAAATGGAATATCGACCGGATTTCCATCAATCCACAGTCGTACACACAGGAAACCCTGAAAGCAATCGGCCGCCATCATACGGTGGAAGAGACGATCGATAAGTTCCATTTATCCCGTAACATGGGGATGAACAACATCAACATGGATCTCATCATCGGACTTCCCGGCGAAGAGACGCCTGAGCTACAGCATTCACTGGATGAAACGGAGAAGCTCATGCCTGAATCGCTGACGGTGCATACGCTGTCGTTCAAGCGTGCGTCCGAAATGACGAAGAACAAAGACAAGTACAAAGTGGCGGACCGTGTGGAAATCGAGAAGATGATGGACCTGGCCGAAGACTGGACAAAACGCAAAGGCTATGAACCATATTATTTATATCGTCAGAAGAACATCCTCGGAAATCTCGAAAATGTCGGGTATGCACTTCCTGGACAGGACAGCCTCTATAACATCATGATCATGGAAGAAGTTCAGACAATCATCGGCATCGGCTGCGGTGCCGCAAGTAAATTCATCGACCCGAAGACAGGGAAGATCACACACTTCGCCAATCCGAAAGAGCCGAATGCGTATAACCTCGGCTTCAAGGAGTATACAGATAAGAAGATTAAGATCCTGAATGAATTATTTTCTTAA
- a CDS encoding enoyl-CoA hydratase, with product MTVSNQYETVTLHKEGKVARLKLNRPQSLNALDAGLMKELLAALKEVENDPSISLLVLTGEGKGFSSGGDIKSMLSLSGEEQFSEIMDTISELVMTLYSMPKVVLTGIHGAAAGLGFSLALASDYILCEEDSKLAMNFIGIALIPDGGSHFLLQERLGTHKAKRLIWNGKVFEGQEAMMKGLVDEAIPSGKLEEGIERYIKQVLAAPTKALLKTKEVYVSLNKERLQHALDLEKEGQWLMRQTSDHQEGITAFVEKRKPNFKGE from the coding sequence TTGACAGTGTCAAATCAATACGAAACAGTAACTTTACATAAAGAGGGGAAGGTTGCGAGGCTCAAGCTGAATCGTCCTCAATCGTTGAACGCATTGGATGCCGGATTGATGAAGGAACTGCTTGCGGCATTGAAGGAAGTGGAGAACGATCCGTCGATTTCGCTGTTGGTCCTGACCGGTGAAGGGAAGGGGTTCTCTTCCGGGGGAGATATCAAGTCCATGCTTTCATTAAGCGGGGAGGAGCAGTTCTCGGAAATCATGGATACGATCAGTGAACTGGTCATGACACTGTATTCGATGCCGAAAGTTGTGCTGACGGGCATTCACGGGGCGGCTGCAGGTCTCGGCTTCAGTCTTGCGCTTGCTTCTGACTATATCCTTTGTGAGGAAGACAGCAAGCTCGCCATGAATTTCATCGGGATCGCCCTGATTCCTGACGGGGGAAGCCATTTTCTCCTGCAGGAACGATTGGGGACCCATAAAGCGAAGCGCCTGATTTGGAACGGGAAGGTGTTCGAAGGCCAGGAAGCGATGATGAAAGGGCTGGTCGATGAAGCGATTCCTTCAGGAAAGTTGGAAGAGGGCATTGAACGGTACATCAAACAGGTATTGGCGGCACCGACCAAAGCGTTGCTGAAGACGAAAGAAGTGTATGTGTCACTGAACAAAGAAAGGCTTCAGCATGCACTCGACCTTGAAAAAGAAGGGCAGTGGCTCATGCGTCAAACATCCGATCATCAAGAAGGCATTACCGCATTCGTTGAAAAAAGGAAACCGAATTTCAAAGGGGAATAA
- a CDS encoding YhzD family protein, with product MKVYKLTVFEKDGKKILDESFEAASDSEAKKMGETLLEEKGYAEHTHRCTSPLGKLLLFHV from the coding sequence ATGAAAGTATACAAATTGACGGTTTTTGAAAAGGACGGAAAAAAAATTCTTGATGAATCGTTTGAAGCAGCATCTGACAGCGAAGCGAAGAAAATGGGAGAAACGCTGTTGGAGGAAAAAGGATATGCTGAGCATACCCACCGCTGTACATCGCCGCTTGGCAAATTGTTGTTGTTCCACGTGTGA
- a CDS encoding ABC transporter ATP-binding protein — translation MSLEIEQVTKRFGDFTAVDELSLNIPRSEMFGFLGANGAGKTTTFRMILGLLDLTDGKITWNGKKIDYSTSPEIGYLPEERGLYPKMKVSDQIVYLARLRGMEKKTVLKELDYWLKRFNVPQYLNKKVEELSKGNQQKIQFIASVIHKPKLLILDEPFSGLDPVNVELLKDAVREIKKSGTTIVFSSHRMEHVEELCESLCIMHKGRPVVHGGLKEIKRSFGKKNVVIHADFDLTFLKEKEGVVKLKETTEGVTLQVESEQAAESVFHEVVQKGFLRKFELEEPSLNDIFIEKVGTSYE, via the coding sequence ATGAGTTTAGAGATAGAACAAGTAACCAAAAGGTTCGGGGATTTTACTGCTGTCGACGAGCTTTCACTGAACATTCCTCGCAGTGAAATGTTCGGGTTTCTTGGAGCGAATGGAGCAGGGAAGACGACGACTTTCCGGATGATTCTCGGATTATTGGATCTGACGGATGGAAAGATCACGTGGAACGGGAAGAAGATTGATTATTCCACGAGTCCGGAAATCGGTTATCTTCCTGAAGAAAGAGGATTATATCCGAAGATGAAGGTAAGCGATCAAATCGTCTATCTTGCACGTCTGCGCGGGATGGAGAAGAAAACGGTGCTGAAGGAATTGGATTACTGGCTGAAACGCTTCAATGTGCCGCAATACTTGAACAAAAAAGTTGAAGAGCTGTCAAAAGGGAATCAGCAAAAAATCCAATTCATCGCTTCTGTGATTCATAAACCGAAATTACTGATACTGGATGAGCCATTCAGCGGTCTCGATCCGGTAAATGTGGAGCTGTTGAAGGATGCCGTCCGTGAAATTAAGAAAAGCGGGACGACGATCGTCTTTTCCAGCCACCGCATGGAGCATGTGGAGGAGTTGTGCGAAAGCTTGTGCATCATGCATAAAGGCAGACCGGTCGTCCATGGCGGCTTGAAGGAGATCAAGCGCTCCTTTGGTAAGAAAAATGTGGTGATTCATGCAGACTTCGATCTCACATTCCTGAAAGAGAAGGAAGGCGTTGTGAAGCTGAAAGAAACAACCGAAGGCGTCACGCTGCAGGTTGAGTCAGAGCAAGCGGCGGAAAGCGTGTTTCATGAAGTCGTCCAAAAGGGCTTCCTTCGTAAATTCGAATTAGAGGAACCTTCTCTCAACGATATTTTCATAGAAAAGGTGGGAACTTCTTATGAATAA
- a CDS encoding ABC transporter permease yields MNNFFLMLGHSYLSKLKAKSFIISTVIIACALVLLANFDSVISKFTGDEESKVAVMDETGQLYEPLVQQMKAMNSDIILEPASQSTEKIEERIQSEELKGLLVLSESPDGLPQALYKSNSLSDTSVTGELQVALQNVKSAQAASKLELSGDELALLSGPVAFEKEALVEGAKSEEELSQARGIVYVLLFFIYFSVIAYANMTAMEVATEKSSRVMEILISSASPVKQMFAKIIGIGLVGLTQLAVILTVGYFTMIRKKDELVGGFFEGFGFESLSVSVVIYAILFFLLGYFLYATLAALLGSLVSRIEDVQQMIMPMTFLIMIGFFISMFGLGNPESGFVTVTSYIPFFTPMVMFLRVGMLNLPVYEPIIGIVVMLLSIILLGVFGARVYRGGVLLYGKSNSFKDIKKAIDLTSKK; encoded by the coding sequence ATGAATAATTTCTTCTTGATGCTAGGACACTCCTATCTGTCAAAGCTGAAAGCGAAGTCGTTTATCATCTCCACTGTCATCATCGCCTGTGCCCTCGTGTTATTGGCGAATTTCGACAGCGTGATTTCTAAATTCACCGGAGACGAAGAAAGCAAGGTAGCGGTCATGGATGAAACGGGCCAATTGTATGAGCCGCTCGTTCAGCAAATGAAAGCGATGAATAGTGACATTATATTGGAGCCGGCTTCTCAATCAACGGAAAAGATCGAGGAAAGGATTCAATCTGAAGAACTGAAGGGCCTGCTCGTACTGAGTGAAAGTCCGGATGGCCTTCCGCAGGCGTTATATAAATCGAATTCATTATCGGATACATCGGTGACCGGTGAACTTCAGGTTGCGCTGCAGAATGTGAAATCAGCCCAGGCTGCAAGCAAGTTAGAACTTTCGGGAGATGAACTGGCACTGCTGAGCGGGCCTGTCGCCTTTGAAAAAGAGGCACTTGTGGAAGGTGCAAAGTCTGAAGAGGAGTTAAGTCAGGCAAGGGGCATCGTGTATGTGCTATTATTCTTTATTTACTTTTCAGTCATTGCCTATGCAAATATGACCGCCATGGAAGTGGCAACTGAAAAAAGCTCAAGGGTGATGGAAATCCTCATCTCGAGCGCTTCGCCGGTAAAGCAGATGTTTGCCAAAATCATCGGGATCGGGCTCGTCGGTTTGACACAACTGGCGGTCATCCTTACAGTGGGTTACTTCACAATGATAAGGAAAAAGGATGAACTCGTAGGTGGATTCTTTGAAGGGTTCGGGTTTGAATCTCTGTCAGTGAGCGTTGTCATCTATGCGATTCTCTTCTTCCTGCTGGGGTATTTCCTATATGCGACACTGGCTGCATTGCTGGGATCGCTCGTAAGCAGGATTGAAGATGTTCAGCAGATGATCATGCCGATGACCTTCCTGATCATGATTGGATTCTTCATCTCCATGTTCGGACTTGGAAATCCTGAATCAGGGTTTGTCACCGTGACATCTTATATTCCGTTTTTCACACCGATGGTCATGTTCCTCCGGGTCGGGATGCTGAACCTTCCTGTGTATGAGCCGATCATCGGGATCGTGGTTATGCTGCTTTCGATCATCCTGTTGGGTGTGTTTGGGGCAAGGGTTTACCGTGGAGGTGTCCTTCTTTACGGGAAATCGAACTCCTTTAAAGATATTAAGAAAGCAATCGACCTGACGTCTAAAAAATAG
- a CDS encoding metallophosphoesterase family protein — MEEIRFFHVADLHLDSPFKGLKHMPDEVFERIQNSTFASFEKVVSEAIAGQIDFMIISGDLFDEEDRSIQAQARLLKQFNLLHTYGIPVYVVHGNHDHLGSHRLELDMPDNIHIFKDVTEVKQLITKKGAVVDIAGFSYGTRHVKERRISEYPKRTEDHYMIGILHGSEGSMKSLHETYAPFTVEELLEKKYHYWALGHIHDRRILHEEPFIVYPGNIQGRHRKESGAKGCYEVVLKEHHTSLTFIPTHDVRWETCSISLEGTERFGEVFQRIQQELDGLTEDVLVDIVLTGTGALSKEMKVKLDNGDLLEALQADYDRNGDLRWIHTLRRAKDEGDRDPEQDPFLGEVIETLEGMNGAEWEEALADLYEHPSIYRFLDPLDEGDKRSLIEETEQLLSYKG, encoded by the coding sequence ATGGAAGAGATCCGTTTTTTTCATGTAGCAGATCTGCATTTGGACAGTCCCTTTAAAGGGCTTAAGCATATGCCGGATGAAGTGTTTGAACGGATTCAGAATAGTACGTTTGCTTCTTTTGAAAAAGTGGTGAGTGAGGCGATAGCCGGCCAGATCGATTTTATGATCATCAGCGGGGATTTATTTGACGAAGAAGACCGGAGCATCCAGGCACAGGCGAGGTTATTGAAGCAATTCAATCTTCTGCATACATACGGCATCCCTGTATACGTCGTTCATGGAAACCATGATCATCTGGGAAGTCATCGGCTGGAGCTCGATATGCCTGACAACATACATATTTTCAAAGATGTGACCGAGGTGAAACAGCTGATCACCAAAAAGGGTGCGGTTGTCGACATTGCCGGATTCAGCTATGGTACGAGGCATGTGAAGGAAAGACGGATCAGTGAGTATCCTAAACGGACTGAGGACCATTATATGATCGGTATCCTGCATGGAAGTGAAGGAAGCATGAAGTCACTGCATGAAACGTATGCCCCGTTTACGGTAGAAGAGCTGCTTGAAAAGAAATATCACTATTGGGCGCTCGGTCACATCCATGATCGGAGAATCCTGCATGAAGAGCCGTTTATCGTCTATCCAGGCAACATCCAAGGAAGGCACCGGAAGGAATCAGGGGCGAAGGGATGCTATGAAGTCGTGCTGAAAGAGCATCATACCTCGTTGACCTTCATTCCGACCCATGATGTAAGATGGGAGACGTGCAGTATTTCCCTGGAGGGGACCGAACGATTTGGAGAAGTGTTTCAGCGCATTCAACAGGAGCTGGATGGACTGACGGAAGACGTACTGGTCGACATCGTTTTGACAGGGACTGGAGCGCTGTCGAAAGAAATGAAAGTGAAATTGGACAATGGAGATTTGCTCGAGGCACTTCAGGCAGACTATGACAGAAACGGAGACTTGAGGTGGATCCATACCTTACGCAGGGCGAAAGATGAGGGAGACCGTGATCCGGAACAGGATCCATTCTTGGGAGAAGTCATCGAGACCCTGGAAGGGATGAATGGGGCCGAATGGGAAGAAGCCCTTGCCGATCTCTATGAGCACCCATCCATTTACCGTTTTCTTGACCCTTTGGATGAAGGGGATAAGCGCTCTTTAATAGAAGAAACTGAACAATTATTATCATACAAGGGCTAA
- a CDS encoding ATP-binding protein, which produces MKLIELHIYGYGKLEDKHYQLGDLQLFYGENEAGKSTIMSLIHSILFGFPTKQQAMLRYEPRSSTKYGGRLVCETADHGKVSIERMKGKATGDVTVQFEDGRIEGEETLQLLLGQMDRTTYQNIFSFNLEGLQNIHRLKKEDLNRYLFSAGSTGTDLLLQVEQDWQKEREQLFKKSGRKPRINTVLNELKSLEKEVREGRENNEQYRPLIEQRRSLESDISSLEAEKKTLGARKDELTSVNENWETLARFKDVEERLNELEGIDFPIKGLDRLNELKREERQLSASLETLKGKQEKLLKKLSADEESDTYVNERPFMEKMLSRQAFYMKWREENAERMKELKNLRAKIDDTIRELGLHIDVENIPELETGMMMADRIEQAVERQTELLHEQKSLHKVYEEEEDTLHLIEQKCDSLEDRLMEEEEYQELQRTVKAQSAQKASYEQMQWLNMQMKDAEESYRRKKSSFSGQMILSMTALVLFLGLGIWGVMSGNGILTVVCLLMVVLLGLTGMQARRNLLEEARSLQRTKSRVKELKPEEVKDIEHLDKAEHILNQQMEYRNEWKQRILALEEQEMKIHHLRNKMKDVENGIHLGEEKLNDVKEALHLPTDFHWKWLRDAFTKIKALVASYESYKQLNREVAHTRDKLIDYEKETEDWFQRHSLPFTTVDEAGVKWKHIIQALDKRQLEAGNIDSELEAISFEIEKYSNEKKKIRDEIQALFLSADCRDEEAFRERGLLDEERTSLSTQYGAMKTALTVTAFHTFLAFSSLEECRHELRRISDEVESCVKELSLRQKELATVSYEIKMLEEGKSYSALLQEFEGKKAELQELAYEWSKYTLAQASLKKTMDHYQKTKMPKVMKLAEANFRELTEGNYHRVFLIEDEMIKVERKDGAVFHAVELSQGTKEQLYIAIRFALIQSFRDKYPLPVLIDDGVVNFDRSRTRAFLSLLRNISAHHQVLFFTCHPHISESFSQEETIRLKREEKESSPTF; this is translated from the coding sequence TTGAAGTTGATTGAACTTCATATTTACGGATATGGAAAGCTTGAGGATAAGCATTATCAATTGGGGGATCTTCAATTGTTTTATGGTGAAAATGAAGCCGGAAAATCGACGATTATGTCACTGATCCACAGCATTTTGTTCGGCTTTCCGACGAAACAGCAGGCCATGCTGAGATATGAGCCCAGGTCCTCGACGAAGTATGGGGGCAGGCTCGTTTGTGAGACTGCCGACCATGGGAAGGTGAGCATCGAGCGGATGAAAGGGAAAGCGACGGGAGATGTCACTGTCCAATTCGAAGACGGCAGGATTGAAGGGGAAGAAACCCTTCAACTCCTGCTTGGACAGATGGACAGGACCACTTACCAAAACATTTTCTCTTTCAATCTCGAAGGCTTGCAAAACATCCATCGCCTCAAAAAAGAAGACCTGAACCGTTACCTCTTCTCGGCAGGCTCCACAGGGACAGACCTTCTTTTACAGGTTGAGCAGGACTGGCAAAAAGAAAGGGAACAGCTGTTTAAGAAATCAGGAAGAAAACCCCGGATCAATACGGTGCTGAACGAACTGAAATCCCTCGAAAAAGAAGTGAGGGAAGGAAGGGAGAATAATGAGCAGTATCGGCCTCTGATCGAACAGCGCAGATCCCTGGAATCTGACATCTCTTCTCTTGAAGCGGAGAAGAAGACATTGGGAGCAAGAAAAGATGAGTTGACTTCAGTGAATGAAAACTGGGAAACGCTGGCCCGGTTCAAAGATGTGGAAGAACGCCTGAATGAGCTTGAAGGCATCGATTTCCCCATTAAAGGATTGGACCGCCTCAATGAGTTGAAAAGGGAAGAGCGGCAACTATCCGCTTCTCTTGAGACCCTGAAAGGAAAGCAAGAGAAGCTGCTGAAAAAATTATCTGCAGATGAAGAATCGGATACATATGTGAATGAACGTCCATTTATGGAGAAGATGCTGTCCCGTCAAGCCTTCTACATGAAGTGGCGGGAAGAGAACGCCGAGCGGATGAAAGAGCTCAAAAACCTGAGGGCGAAAATCGACGATACAATCAGGGAATTAGGCCTGCATATCGATGTGGAGAATATCCCTGAACTCGAGACTGGCATGATGATGGCAGACCGTATCGAACAGGCAGTAGAACGACAAACCGAACTTCTCCATGAACAGAAAAGCTTACACAAGGTGTATGAAGAAGAAGAGGACACACTGCATCTCATCGAACAAAAATGTGACAGCTTAGAAGACCGGCTGATGGAGGAAGAAGAATATCAGGAGCTGCAGCGGACAGTGAAAGCACAATCCGCGCAAAAAGCCTCCTACGAGCAGATGCAGTGGCTGAACATGCAAATGAAGGATGCGGAGGAAAGCTACAGAAGAAAGAAATCCTCCTTCTCTGGCCAGATGATCTTGAGCATGACGGCCCTTGTCCTCTTCCTTGGACTCGGCATTTGGGGAGTCATGTCAGGAAATGGGATTCTTACAGTGGTTTGCTTATTAATGGTCGTGCTCCTTGGGCTAACAGGAATGCAGGCGAGGCGCAACCTTCTTGAAGAAGCCCGCAGCCTTCAGCGGACGAAGAGCAGAGTCAAAGAACTGAAGCCTGAAGAGGTGAAAGACATTGAGCACCTCGATAAGGCAGAGCACATCCTGAATCAGCAAATGGAATACAGAAATGAATGGAAGCAGCGGATTCTTGCCCTGGAAGAGCAGGAAATGAAAATCCATCATCTCCGGAATAAAATGAAGGATGTGGAGAACGGGATCCACCTTGGTGAAGAAAAGCTGAATGATGTAAAGGAAGCCCTTCACCTGCCAACAGATTTCCATTGGAAGTGGCTCAGAGATGCCTTCACCAAAATCAAAGCACTGGTTGCTTCCTATGAAAGCTATAAACAATTGAACAGGGAAGTAGCGCATACCCGGGATAAATTGATTGATTATGAGAAAGAGACCGAGGATTGGTTTCAGCGTCATTCGTTGCCATTCACCACGGTGGATGAAGCGGGTGTGAAGTGGAAACACATCATCCAGGCGCTGGACAAACGTCAGCTGGAAGCAGGAAATATTGATTCTGAGCTTGAGGCCATCTCTTTTGAAATTGAAAAATATTCGAACGAGAAAAAAAAGATCAGGGATGAGATCCAGGCTCTCTTCCTGTCAGCAGATTGCAGGGACGAAGAGGCATTTCGGGAACGGGGCCTTCTGGACGAGGAACGCACTTCATTATCCACACAGTACGGTGCCATGAAGACGGCACTGACGGTAACCGCGTTCCATACATTTCTTGCGTTCAGCTCCCTGGAAGAGTGCAGGCATGAATTACGACGGATTTCGGATGAGGTTGAATCCTGTGTAAAGGAGCTTTCTCTACGTCAAAAAGAACTGGCGACGGTTTCCTATGAAATCAAGATGCTCGAAGAAGGAAAAAGTTACTCAGCACTCCTTCAGGAATTCGAAGGGAAGAAAGCAGAGCTGCAGGAACTCGCCTATGAGTGGTCGAAATACACCCTTGCCCAAGCTTCCCTGAAGAAAACGATGGACCACTATCAGAAAACAAAGATGCCTAAAGTGATGAAACTTGCAGAAGCAAACTTCCGGGAACTGACTGAAGGGAATTATCACAGAGTGTTTTTGATAGAAGATGAAATGATCAAAGTGGAAAGGAAAGATGGCGCCGTCTTTCACGCAGTGGAGCTCAGTCAAGGGACGAAGGAGCAGCTTTATATCGCGATCCGTTTTGCCCTCATTCAATCATTCAGGGACAAATATCCATTGCCAGTCCTGATTGATGACGGTGTTGTGAATTTTGACAGGTCAAGAACCCGTGCGTTCCTGTCCCTTCTCAGGAACATATCAGCACATCATCAGGTACTGTTCTTTACATGTCACCCCCATATCAGCGAAAGTTTCTCACAGGAAGAAACGATCCGTTTGAAAAGGGAAGAAAAAGAATCGAGTCCGACATTCTGA
- the yhaM gene encoding 3'-5' exoribonuclease YhaM → MSGITHFNVGETIDLPLLIKTMTKGTTNTGKPFLTLILQDKSGDMEAKLWDASEQDEKAFQPETIVRVVGDIHSYRGKSQLKIKQIRPVAPGDGYAISDFLETAPVSMEEMTSKITQYIFEMTNPNIQRITRHLLKKYQKPFFEYPAATRNHHEFVSGLAYHVVSMLDLSKAIAGLYPSLDSDLLYAGVILHDLGKVIELSGPTSTTYTIEGNLLGHITIMVNEIGKAAEELGIEGEEVMILQHLVLSHHGKAEWGSPKPPLIREAEILHYIDNVDAKMNMLDRSLEKVKPGEYTERVFALDNRSFYKPTFHK, encoded by the coding sequence ATGTCTGGTATCACACATTTCAACGTCGGGGAGACGATCGATCTACCCCTTTTAATCAAGACAATGACAAAAGGTACGACAAATACAGGAAAGCCGTTTTTGACGCTGATCCTGCAGGACAAGAGTGGAGACATGGAAGCGAAGCTTTGGGACGCTTCTGAGCAGGATGAGAAGGCATTTCAGCCTGAAACCATCGTAAGGGTCGTCGGAGACATCCACAGTTACCGGGGGAAGAGTCAGCTGAAAATCAAGCAGATCCGCCCTGTAGCGCCTGGTGATGGGTATGCGATTTCCGATTTCCTTGAAACGGCCCCTGTGAGCATGGAGGAAATGACGAGTAAAATCACCCAGTATATTTTCGAAATGACAAATCCGAATATCCAACGGATCACAAGGCATTTGCTCAAAAAGTATCAAAAGCCTTTCTTCGAGTATCCGGCTGCCACGCGGAATCATCATGAATTTGTTTCTGGCCTTGCTTATCACGTCGTCTCGATGCTTGACCTTTCAAAGGCGATTGCCGGGCTGTATCCTTCCCTTGATTCCGACCTGTTATATGCAGGAGTCATCCTCCATGACCTGGGTAAGGTCATCGAACTGTCAGGCCCTACCTCGACGACGTACACGATCGAGGGCAACCTGCTCGGACATATTACCATCATGGTGAATGAAATCGGGAAAGCGGCCGAGGAGCTTGGGATCGAAGGGGAAGAAGTCATGATCCTTCAGCACCTCGTGTTAAGCCACCACGGAAAAGCAGAGTGGGGAAGCCCTAAGCCGCCGTTGATCCGTGAAGCGGAAATCCTTCACTATATCGACAACGTGGATGCGAAGATGAATATGCTCGACCGGTCCCTTGAAAAAGTGAAACCGGGAGAATATACGGAAAGAGTCTTCGCCCTGGATAATCGTTCCTTCTATAAACCTACGTTTCATAAATGA
- a CDS encoding sporulation YhaL family protein produces the protein MTLPIWMYLVVAGIFGSAFMTIKSAKEEKSLEDEWIEKEGEVYIHRMEEEKEKRRQLSS, from the coding sequence ATGACACTGCCCATTTGGATGTATCTGGTTGTAGCAGGGATCTTCGGAAGTGCCTTCATGACAATAAAATCTGCCAAAGAAGAAAAATCCTTGGAAGATGAATGGATCGAAAAAGAAGGAGAAGTGTATATCCACAGGATGGAAGAAGAAAAAGAAAAACGGCGTCAACTCTCGTCTTGA
- a CDS encoding peptidylprolyl isomerase, with the protein MKKWIMSVSLAAGVIGLAGCSGDGADSDVVATTKAGDVTKDELYKSMKQKFTPQMEQALQELVYTKVLEEKYDVSKEEVEEKLNEAKDQLGPQFDMFLQQYNLDEKSFKQYLKLQLLQEKAAISDVKVTEKEVKEYYENWKPDIKVRHILVEDEKTVKEVQQKLADGAKFEDLAKEYSTDPGSAENGGSLGWVDYAGRQNFVPEFSKALDTLEKGKVSEPIKTEYGFHIIEVTDKKEKKSLDEMKKEIEKELKLSKVDPQKIQEAMKAEIEKADLNIKDEDLKKSFDEVLNPPAAPEAGETPAPEGEEAPESESKE; encoded by the coding sequence ATGAAAAAATGGATCATGTCAGTATCATTGGCTGCCGGGGTCATCGGGCTCGCAGGCTGCAGTGGGGACGGCGCTGACAGCGACGTTGTTGCCACAACGAAGGCTGGAGATGTAACGAAGGATGAACTTTACAAATCAATGAAGCAAAAATTCACTCCACAAATGGAACAAGCCCTTCAAGAACTGGTTTACACAAAGGTACTTGAAGAAAAGTATGATGTGTCCAAAGAGGAAGTGGAAGAAAAGCTGAATGAGGCGAAGGATCAATTAGGACCTCAATTCGATATGTTCTTACAACAATACAATCTGGATGAGAAGTCATTCAAACAATACTTGAAGCTTCAGCTGCTTCAAGAAAAAGCGGCGATCTCCGATGTGAAGGTGACGGAGAAAGAAGTGAAAGAATACTATGAGAACTGGAAGCCTGACATCAAGGTGCGCCACATTCTTGTAGAGGACGAAAAGACTGTTAAAGAGGTTCAGCAAAAGCTTGCTGATGGAGCGAAATTCGAAGATCTTGCCAAGGAATATTCCACTGATCCAGGATCTGCTGAAAACGGCGGAAGCCTTGGATGGGTAGACTACGCAGGCCGTCAGAATTTCGTACCTGAATTCTCAAAGGCGCTGGATACGCTTGAAAAAGGCAAAGTAAGCGAGCCGATCAAGACAGAATATGGTTTCCATATCATTGAAGTGACAGATAAGAAAGAGAAGAAATCTCTCGATGAAATGAAAAAGGAAATCGAAAAAGAATTGAAGCTTTCAAAAGTGGATCCTCAAAAAATCCAGGAAGCGATGAAAGCTGAAATTGAAAAAGCGGATTTGAACATCAAGGATGAAGATTTGAAGAAATCTTTTGACGAGGTATTAAATCCTCCGGCAGCTCCTGAAGCTGGAGAAACGCCTGCTCCTGAAGGCGAAGAAGCACCAGAAAGCGAAAGTAAAGAATAA